The Nocardioides panzhihuensis genome has a segment encoding these proteins:
- a CDS encoding cation:dicarboxylate symporter family transporter — protein MSTTPTARRRLPLPSFSVQIILGLVLGVALGAVARAIGPGAGDEANWLTTTLSTIGDSFVSLLKAVVVPLIFTAIIASIANLRTVSNAARLAGQTLLWFAITAGISVVIGIGLGLLFRPGTNTAVSASDAAETGASASWLDFLQGLIPGNFLGLDASTSIEQVGGSPIAETALSFNVLQVLVVALAIGIAALKTGEKAEPFLAFNRSFLAIVQKVLWWIIRLAPIGTLGLIGNAVASYGWDSLSSLAWFAVAVYVGLALVLFVVYPVLLRVNGLNPLAYFRGAWPAIQLAFVSRSSVGTMPVTEQVTVKNLGVPQEYASFAVPLGSTTKMDGCASIYPAISAIFVAQIFGIDLGLTDYLLIAFVSVVGSAATAGLTGAVVMLTLTLSTLGLPLAGVGLLLAIDPILDMGRTAVNVAGQALVPTIVAKREGILDVDRYRSASAAGLLADDEPAKETAVA, from the coding sequence GTGTCCACCACCCCCACCGCCCGACGGCGACTGCCGCTCCCGTCCTTCTCGGTCCAGATCATCCTGGGCCTCGTCCTCGGCGTCGCGCTCGGCGCGGTCGCGCGAGCGATCGGCCCGGGAGCCGGCGACGAGGCCAACTGGCTGACGACGACCCTGTCCACGATCGGCGACTCGTTCGTCTCGCTGTTGAAGGCCGTCGTCGTACCGCTGATCTTCACCGCCATCATCGCCTCGATCGCCAACCTGCGTACGGTCAGCAACGCGGCCCGGCTCGCGGGCCAGACGCTGCTGTGGTTTGCGATCACGGCGGGGATCTCGGTCGTGATCGGCATCGGGCTGGGGCTGCTCTTCCGGCCCGGAACCAACACCGCGGTCAGCGCCTCTGACGCGGCCGAGACCGGGGCGTCCGCGTCGTGGCTCGACTTCCTCCAGGGTCTGATCCCCGGCAACTTCCTCGGACTCGACGCGTCGACCAGCATCGAGCAGGTCGGTGGGAGCCCGATCGCGGAGACGGCGCTGAGCTTCAACGTCCTCCAGGTGCTCGTGGTGGCCCTCGCGATCGGGATCGCGGCGCTCAAGACCGGCGAGAAGGCCGAGCCGTTCCTCGCCTTCAACCGCTCCTTCCTCGCCATCGTGCAGAAGGTGCTGTGGTGGATCATCCGGCTGGCCCCGATCGGCACTCTCGGCCTGATCGGCAACGCGGTCGCCTCCTACGGCTGGGACTCGCTGAGCTCGCTGGCCTGGTTCGCGGTGGCCGTCTACGTCGGTCTGGCACTGGTCCTGTTCGTCGTCTACCCCGTGCTGCTGCGGGTCAACGGCCTGAACCCGCTGGCGTACTTCCGCGGCGCCTGGCCGGCGATCCAGCTCGCCTTCGTCTCGCGCTCCTCGGTGGGCACCATGCCGGTGACCGAGCAGGTGACCGTCAAGAACCTCGGTGTCCCGCAGGAGTACGCCTCCTTCGCGGTCCCGCTGGGCTCGACCACGAAGATGGACGGCTGCGCGTCGATCTACCCGGCGATCTCGGCGATCTTCGTCGCCCAGATCTTCGGGATCGACCTGGGCCTCACCGACTACCTGCTGATCGCCTTCGTCTCGGTCGTCGGCTCGGCCGCGACCGCCGGTCTCACCGGTGCCGTCGTGATGCTGACCCTCACCCTCTCGACCCTCGGTCTGCCGCTGGCCGGTGTCGGCCTGCTGCTCGCGATCGACCCGATCCTCGACATGGGCCGCACCGCGGTCAACGTCGCCGGCCAGGCGCTGGTGCCGACGATCGTGGCCAAGCGCGAGGGCATCCTCGACGTCGACCGCTACCGCTCCGCGTCGGCGGCCGGGCTGCTGGCCGACGACGAGCCCGCCAAGGAGACGGCCGTCGCCTGA
- a CDS encoding helix-turn-helix transcriptional regulator, with amino-acid sequence MPANAGALGSFIRDRRDQTTPESVGLPEGVRRRAPGLRRSELATLAGISVEYLVRIEQGRDRHPSPQVLRAIGDALGFDAAAHEHLRTLAMASGGQCVGPFSSGRDVRPGARALVEQFEPGLAVLTNRLGDLLAHTSTFDMLVRPLGMLGHAEPNLTAYAFLDPRAREAFPDWERVADDLVSNLYRGPNPVAARMMIEAMSEQVGPEFTDRLNRHDPPHGGVWRWLHPDAGELRFDVEELELPAADNQQILVLMPADEATADSLDAMRRRRSGALRAV; translated from the coding sequence ATGCCAGCCAACGCGGGAGCCCTCGGCTCGTTCATCCGGGACCGCCGCGACCAGACCACGCCGGAGAGCGTCGGCCTCCCGGAAGGCGTACGTCGCCGGGCCCCCGGTCTACGGCGGTCCGAGCTGGCCACGCTGGCCGGGATCAGCGTCGAATACCTGGTCCGGATCGAGCAGGGCCGCGACCGTCACCCCTCGCCCCAGGTCCTACGGGCCATCGGTGACGCGCTCGGCTTCGACGCCGCCGCCCACGAGCACCTGCGCACCCTCGCGATGGCGTCCGGCGGCCAGTGCGTCGGGCCCTTCTCCTCCGGGCGCGACGTACGCCCCGGGGCGCGTGCCCTGGTGGAGCAGTTCGAGCCCGGTCTTGCCGTGCTCACCAACCGGCTCGGCGACCTGCTCGCCCACACCTCCACGTTCGACATGCTCGTCCGGCCCCTCGGGATGCTGGGCCACGCGGAGCCCAACCTCACCGCGTACGCCTTCCTCGACCCGCGCGCCCGTGAGGCGTTCCCCGACTGGGAGCGGGTGGCCGACGACCTGGTCTCGAACCTCTACCGAGGGCCCAACCCCGTCGCCGCGCGGATGATGATCGAGGCGATGTCGGAGCAGGTGGGGCCGGAGTTCACCGACCGGCTGAACCGCCACGACCCACCGCACGGTGGCGTGTGGCGCTGGCTCCATCCCGACGCCGGCGAGCTGCGCTTCGATGTCGAGGAGCTCGAACTGCCGGCCGCCGACAACCAGCAGATCCTGGTGCTGATGCCGGCCGACGAGGCGACCGCCGATTCGCTCGACGCGATGCGGCGCCGCCGCTCGGGTGCCCTACGGGCCGTCTGA
- a CDS encoding SigE family RNA polymerase sigma factor — MDEDEFDALYNASYRRLCAQLYAMIGDFDEAAECVQEAFARAWAHRRKMSSVDYPEAWIRTTAYRLAVGRWRRKKYASRATDRAVGARTEMPAVDESHVALVAALKKLPEAQRQAIVLHHIADLPVHQVAAEVGAPTGTIKARLARGRAALAELLAEDDSGAVWKKA, encoded by the coding sequence ATGGACGAGGACGAGTTCGACGCGCTGTACAACGCGTCGTACCGCCGCTTGTGTGCTCAGCTGTACGCCATGATCGGCGACTTCGACGAAGCCGCCGAGTGCGTCCAAGAGGCCTTCGCCCGCGCCTGGGCGCACCGACGCAAGATGTCCTCGGTCGACTACCCCGAAGCCTGGATCCGCACCACCGCCTACCGACTCGCGGTCGGCCGCTGGCGCCGCAAGAAGTACGCCAGCCGGGCCACCGACAGAGCAGTCGGCGCTCGCACCGAGATGCCCGCGGTCGACGAGTCCCACGTGGCCCTCGTCGCGGCCTTGAAGAAGCTCCCGGAGGCCCAGCGCCAGGCCATCGTCCTGCATCACATCGCCGACCTGCCGGTCCACCAGGTGGCCGCCGAGGTCGGCGCCCCCACCGGCACCATCAAAGCCCGCCTGGCTCGAGGGCGAGCCGCCCTCGCGGAGCTGCTCGCCGAGGACGATTCCGGCGCCGTCTGGAAGAAGGCCTGA
- a CDS encoding NADPH-dependent FMN reductase yields the protein MNTPLRIAVITASVREGRGGPIFGSWMAEQAEAYGGLEVDLVDLVDHEIPLSLPAESPKAAGADYPRPEGQSDLTVALEAADGFVIVTPEYNHSYPASLKSALDWHFTQWQAKPVALVSYGGDSGGRHAALHLENVLTELHAHPVQARLAFPRYWERLDEDGRPNDPESAVYAKAMLAQLSWWGEVLKAARGETPYPG from the coding sequence ATGAACACACCACTACGCATCGCAGTCATCACCGCCAGCGTCCGGGAAGGCCGAGGGGGTCCGATCTTCGGCTCGTGGATGGCGGAGCAGGCCGAGGCGTACGGCGGTCTCGAGGTCGACCTGGTCGACCTGGTCGACCACGAGATCCCGTTGTCCCTGCCCGCCGAGTCACCGAAGGCGGCTGGCGCCGACTACCCGAGGCCTGAGGGCCAGAGCGACCTCACCGTGGCGCTCGAGGCCGCAGACGGCTTCGTCATCGTCACGCCTGAGTACAACCACAGCTATCCGGCCTCGTTGAAGTCGGCGCTGGACTGGCACTTCACCCAGTGGCAGGCCAAACCGGTCGCCTTGGTCTCCTACGGCGGCGACAGCGGTGGCCGCCACGCCGCGCTGCACCTGGAGAACGTGCTCACCGAGCTGCACGCCCACCCCGTCCAGGCTCGCCTCGCCTTCCCGAGGTACTGGGAGCGTCTCGACGAGGACGGCCGGCCGAACGACCCGGAGTCTGCCGTCTACGCCAAGGCGATGCTCGCCCAGCTCAGCTGGTGGGGCGAGGTGCTGAAGGCTGCGCGCGGCGAGACGCCCTACCCCGGATGA
- a CDS encoding LysM peptidoglycan-binding domain-containing protein, whose protein sequence is MAKRMARLISGVVGIGISISLASLGVGLTPVAASSTAQAEPARKTHTVQPGETLSGIARKYGVKAGDLATWNQIADPAEIRAGAKLVVSPPAKPAGKTYTVAPGDTFSGIAKKFGVEVGELMAYNGYEDPTKLLAGSEIKIPAAKPKPKKYKVVAGDTFFSIGEKFGVAADKLMAHNGYEDPTKLLAGTTIEIPAKADKPKPKPKPQPGTGETVYTTVAGDTYASVAKRFRITEEALRSYNGTRSPDKLPPGYRLYIPSS, encoded by the coding sequence GTGGCCAAGCGAATGGCACGTTTGATCTCGGGTGTGGTCGGTATCGGGATTTCGATCTCGCTCGCTTCGTTGGGTGTCGGTTTGACGCCGGTGGCGGCGTCATCGACGGCTCAGGCGGAGCCCGCCCGGAAGACCCACACTGTCCAGCCGGGGGAGACGCTCTCCGGGATCGCCAGGAAGTACGGCGTCAAAGCCGGTGACCTCGCGACCTGGAACCAGATCGCCGATCCGGCCGAGATCCGAGCGGGGGCCAAGCTCGTGGTGAGCCCACCTGCGAAGCCGGCCGGGAAGACGTACACCGTGGCGCCCGGTGACACCTTCTCCGGAATCGCCAAGAAGTTCGGCGTCGAGGTGGGCGAGCTGATGGCCTACAACGGCTATGAGGATCCCACCAAGCTGTTGGCGGGGAGCGAGATCAAGATCCCTGCCGCAAAGCCGAAGCCGAAGAAGTACAAGGTCGTCGCCGGTGACACGTTCTTCAGCATCGGTGAGAAGTTCGGCGTCGCCGCGGACAAGCTGATGGCGCACAACGGATATGAGGACCCCACCAAGCTGCTCGCCGGCACGACGATCGAGATCCCGGCCAAGGCGGACAAGCCCAAGCCCAAGCCGAAACCCCAGCCCGGCACGGGCGAGACGGTCTACACGACCGTTGCCGGGGACACCTATGCAAGTGTTGCCAAGAGGTTCCGCATCACCGAGGAGGCGCTGCGGAGCTACAACGGCACCAGGTCACCCGACAAGCTGCCTCCTGGGTACAGGCTGTACATCCCATCGAGCTGA